A window from Fusarium musae strain F31 chromosome 8, whole genome shotgun sequence encodes these proteins:
- a CDS encoding hypothetical protein (EggNog:ENOG41), with product MNCNTDPYQLGRQFQRFRQDNPDDTRAIWTEYDLYYFTLCPVSASEEGYPLEWRYDAVRLRSSRAQWRTLIAGRHPYDDVMEEWLSSWRQPIIEKWRQDRAAGRGFWKRFWGPFSRFIAELGVIKSTRQIHKIEERLWNQTAVD from the exons atgaATTGCAATACAGATCCCTATCAGCTAGGCCGACAGTTCCAGCGCTTCCGCCAAGATAACCCAGATGACACCCGCGCCATCTGGACCGAGTACGACCTCTACTACTTCACCCTCTGCCCTGTCTCCGCTTCCGAAGAGGGATATCCTCTTGAATGGCGATACGATGCCGTGCGCTTACGATCCAGCCGAGCCCAGTGGAGGACTCTGATAGCGGGCCGACATCCTTATGATGATGTCATGGAAGAGTGGCTTTCGAGCTGGCGACAGCCAATCATTGAGAAGTGGCGTCAGGACAGAGCTGCGGGGAGGGGGTTTTGGAAGCGGTTCTGGGGGCCTTTTTCAAG GTTTATCGCAGAGTTGGGTGTAATCAAGAGCACCAGACAAATTCACAAGATTGAGGAGCGCCTGTGGAACCAAACTGCAGTCGATTGA
- a CDS encoding hypothetical protein (EggNog:ENOG41~CAZy:CE5): MLSQIITFLALTGVATAAPNPRATKCTSYTIINTRGTGEIQGPSAGFRTMNSQITSQLPGGKIYNTVYPAGYDQNSASGTQDIIREVKSVLASNPSECFILEGYSQGAAATVNALSQLTGSAGDAVKGGDGVCDTTHGYGINAQHLMYPNDAATQKLGTTFVVKQLSG; this comes from the exons ATGCTTTCCCAAATCATCACCTTCCTCGCCCTCACAGGCGTCGCAACCGCAGCTCCCAACCCCAGAGCAACAAAGTGCACATCCTACACGATTATCAACACCCGCGGCACAGGCGAAATCCAAGGCCCCTCCGCTGGCTTCCGCACCATGAACTCCCAAATCACATCCCAACTCCCTGGCGGCAAGATCTACAACACCGTGTACCCCGCGGGCTACGACCAAAACTCCGCGTCAGGAACACAAGACATCATCCGCGAGGTCAAGAGCGTTCTCGCGTCTAACCCTAGTGAATGCTTCATTCTGGAGGGGTACTCCCAGGGTGCTGCGGCGACGGTGAATGCGCTGTCGCAGTTGACTGGTAGTGCTGGGGATGCTGTGAAGGGA GGTGATGGAGTTTGTGATACGACACATGGCTATGGGATCAACGCTCAGCACCTTATGTATCCTAATGATGCGGCGACTCAGAAGCTTGGAACGACTTTTGTTGTTAAGCAGTTGAGCGGGTAA
- a CDS encoding hypothetical protein (EggNog:ENOG41), with translation MQARHDYITAILNVRTGEAVEIALEESLDMLRLCRGDNLGVRSQIPALYLRLGRDQEAYGFIKWYAAKGDSMYNWSDMSLPFLDLEGEESLQKFLQKKPNATGEERYDYLEEEAMSDILQQRADIVARDDYKDLIAELKRQVLQLYKMVKKDNKHIWPGIENPNLYAYDVTSAYCPGSRQEAVLIFRQSWYSWSETEPAIQ, from the exons ATGCAAGCTCGTCACGATTACATCACTGCTATTCTTAACGTCCGCACCGGTGAAGCCGTTGAGATTGCCCTTGAGGAATCTCTTGACATGCTACGTCTCTGCCGAGGCGACAATCTTGGTGTTCGCTCACAAATTCCTGCGCTGTATCTTCGACTTGGAAGGGATCAGGAAGCTTATGGTTTCATCAAGTGGTATGCTGCCAAAGGTGACTCTATGTATAACTGGAGCGACATGAGCTTGCCGTTCCTTGATCTCGAAGGTGAAG AGTCGCTGCAGAAGTTTCTGCAGAAGAAACCTAATGCAACTGGGGAGGAGAGGTATGATTATTTAGAGGAGGAGGCTATGAGTGACATTCTTCAACAGCGGGCGGATATCGTTGCGCGAGATGACTACAAGGACTTGATTGCTGAGCTAAAGCGTCAGGTACTGCAGTTGTAcaagatggtcaagaaggacaacAAGCATATATGGCCGGGCATTGAGAACCCGAACTTGTATGCATACGATGTGACGAGCGCTTATTGTCCCGGGTCGCGGCAGGAGGCGGTTCTTATTTTCCGCCAGTCGTGGTACTCTTGGTCAGAGACGGAGCCGGCGATACAGTAA
- a CDS encoding hypothetical protein (EggNog:ENOG41), whose product MESSPRLPPQRRHDLAVVKQQLVVVVSVASTLFVLCPEWLQFYRNLAVIPLLAWLTAKGFDLVIMLNDKWDNAPAMVKYFVPVEFPQITPPFEKMRSLGNKQLAVARTKFRHLSSEVRAVVLMMVNWVLEQISGGRPGVESPVSEEKKAKPAPKPDEWVAVLVTTPLINDDAGIDFGTNTIIEIGEVITWNHTQTASLPAILPPSTFQVQMTLCLVPKGIWNSRKTVLDKFTTGLYWSHQPGQPACQGEQWDEDRIRSISKVQFIGHVEKHSNIDKVNKCFESLREEWNDVNIYWSDIDFAIILAFLLVGTSSTDICKKLFDQFSNLRVEKASRNKELNRTRLGAGAAVLTLLTGGLAAPITIPMMMGAEMTTSTHDRYLWSERMRMCKELLGRHEKLEAIIEVEETKAPKAMDPRAIDPTPFFSPKTMESSWFVDDSW is encoded by the exons ATGGAAAGTTCGCCCCGGCTGCCCCCCCAACGGCGCCATGACCTCGCCGTTGTAAAACAACAACTCGTGGTCGTCGTCTCCGTCGCATCAACACTCTTCGTCCTATGCCCAGAATGGCTACAGTTCTACAGAAATCTCGCCGTCATTCCGCTTCTAGCTTGGCTCACGGCCAAAGGCTTCGATCTGGTTATCATGCTGAATGATAAATGGGACAATGCGCCTGCCATGGTCAAGTACTTTGTTCCTGTCGAATTTCCCCAGATCACGCCTCCGTTTGAGAAGATGCGAAGTTTAGGGAATAAACAGTTGGCGGTTGCGAGGACCAAATTTCGGCATTTGTCTTCAGAGGTTAGGGCTGTGgttttgatgatggtgaattGGGTCTTGGAGCAGATTAGTGGCG GTCGACCTGGAGTCGAGTCGCCAGTTtcggaggagaagaaagcgaAGCCTGCACCGAAACCAGACGAATGGGTGGCGGTCTTAGTAACAACACCACTTATCAACGACGACGCCGGTATCGATTTCGGTAcaaacaccatcatcgaAATCGGCGAAGTGATTACCTGGAACCATACGCAAACAGCATCTCTTCCAGCCATTCTCCCACCGTCCACTTTCCAGGTTCAAATGACACTTTGTCTGGTCCCTAAGGGCATATGGAATTCCCGCAAGACCGTCCTGGATAAGTTCACAACAGGGCTCTACTGGAGTCACCAGCCAGGGCAACCTGCATGTCAAGGGGAGCAATGGGATGAGGATAGAATTCGAAGTATCTCGAAAGTGCAGTTCATTGGACACGTCGAAAAGCACAGCAACATTGACAAGGTCAACAAAT GCTTCGAGTCCCTTCGCGAAGAATGGAACGATGTCAACATTTACTGGAGTGACATTGACTTTGCCATAATTCTCgccttcctcctcgtcggcaCGTCCTCAACCGATATATGCAAGAAACTCTTCGACCAATTCTCCAACCTACGAGTGGAAAAGGCCAGCCGGAATAAAGAACTCAACCGCACGCGCTTGGGTGCTGGTGCAGCCGTCTTGACATTGTTGACAGGAGGATTGGCTGCTCCTATCACGAtaccgatgatgatgggcgcTGAGATGACGACGTCGACACATGATCGGTATTTATGGAGtgagaggatgagaatgtgCAAAGAGCTCTTGGGTAGACATGAAAAATTGGAGGCCATcattgaggttgaagagacaAAGGCTCCAAAGGCTATGGATCCGAGGGCTATTGACCCGACACCGTTCTTTTCACCCAAGACTATGGAGTCGAGCTGGTTTGTTGATGATAGTTGGTGA